In Bacillota bacterium, the following are encoded in one genomic region:
- a CDS encoding cell wall hydrolase: MPEQTKRPAPGSRLAAGALVAALLLGVPATASAAASQVAQGPPTVAVNGELLDLSEIRIASGVLFAPFDELVEAFAGRYYFDPASRTGRGFLSQPAAVVTARAGQPGLDIDGRRVDAPAALMTDQLLVPVAALFRGLGGQVTWDAQLRRAVVRWSAAQVVAEPEARNAATGQSTAAGTTAVQSSPVQSASALILPDVDARQLDLLVHVVNAEAYGAPTETQVAVAAVIVNRVRAGWGRSLADVLLAPGQFTVVRTGAYLRTPLMPSVREAVLRALRGEDPTGGALYFTDLASVPAAWKNPARYTLTLQSGGMVFYRPR, translated from the coding sequence TTGCCCGAGCAGACGAAGAGGCCGGCCCCCGGCAGCCGTCTGGCTGCGGGTGCGCTGGTGGCGGCGCTCCTTCTGGGCGTTCCGGCCACCGCCAGCGCAGCCGCCAGCCAGGTCGCCCAGGGGCCGCCGACGGTGGCCGTCAACGGCGAGCTCCTCGACCTCAGCGAAATCCGCATCGCAAGCGGAGTGCTCTTTGCACCCTTCGATGAGTTGGTCGAGGCGTTCGCCGGCCGCTATTACTTCGATCCCGCCAGCCGGACCGGGCGGGGCTTCCTGAGCCAGCCGGCCGCGGTGGTGACGGCGCGGGCCGGTCAGCCAGGCCTGGACATCGACGGCCGCCGGGTCGACGCACCGGCCGCCCTGATGACCGACCAGCTGCTGGTTCCGGTGGCCGCGCTCTTCCGCGGTCTGGGCGGGCAGGTCACCTGGGACGCGCAGCTTCGCCGCGCGGTGGTCCGCTGGTCCGCGGCCCAGGTGGTGGCCGAGCCCGAGGCCCGGAACGCCGCGACCGGGCAGTCCACCGCCGCCGGCACCACCGCGGTGCAGAGCAGCCCGGTCCAGTCGGCCTCCGCCCTGATCCTCCCCGATGTCGACGCCCGGCAGCTCGACCTGCTGGTCCACGTGGTCAACGCCGAGGCGTATGGCGCGCCCACGGAGACCCAGGTGGCCGTGGCCGCGGTGATCGTCAACCGCGTCCGCGCCGGCTGGGGACGGAGCCTGGCCGACGTCCTCCTGGCGCCCGGCCAGTTCACGGTGGTGCGGACCGGCGCCTACCTGCGGACACCGCTGATGCCCAGCGTCCGCGAGGCGGTGCTGCGCGCGTTGCGCGGCGAGGATCCCACCGGCGGCGCGCTCTACTTCACCGACCTGGCCTCGGTGCCGGCGGCGTGGAAGAACCCCGCCCGCTACACGCTCACCCTGCAGAGCGGCGGCATGGTCTTCTACCGGCCGCGGTGA
- the hisS gene encoding histidine--tRNA ligase — MPIQTPRGMEDVLPADSWRWEYVEALFRDLAARYGYREIRTPVVEATELFERGVGSGTDVVEKEMYTFLDPAGRSLTLRPEGTAGAVRAYIQHHLEQEPGPVKLYYVGAPMFRYERPQAGRQRQFYQFGVEVLGAGAPTVDAEVVALGVRFLEALGVEGVRVELNSIGDPVCRPRYREALLAYYRPLRDRLCQDCQRRLERNPLRLLDCKVDRELAAAAPSPRDWLCADCARHYEEVKRLLGELGVEVVENPHLVRGLDYYTRTVFELVSDRLGAQSAVLSGGRYDGLVEGLGGPATPGIGFAGGMERLLALLPREGPRAPAEPGADVFVALVEPERAAEGLAAAERLRAAGLRVEVELEGRSLKAQMRYASRRRFRLALLVGGSEAARGEVTLRDLGDGRQQAVPWSRLEERLARLATRRAERGAGDPAGFLAALLEDEEGGRGGDERDDS; from the coding sequence GTGCCCATCCAGACACCGCGCGGCATGGAGGACGTGCTTCCGGCCGACTCCTGGCGCTGGGAGTACGTCGAGGCGCTTTTCCGCGACCTGGCCGCGCGCTACGGCTACCGCGAGATCCGCACGCCCGTGGTGGAGGCGACCGAGCTCTTCGAGCGCGGGGTGGGGAGCGGCACCGACGTGGTCGAGAAGGAGATGTACACCTTCCTCGACCCGGCGGGCCGTTCGCTCACGCTCCGCCCGGAGGGGACGGCGGGCGCCGTCCGCGCCTACATCCAGCACCACCTCGAGCAGGAGCCCGGCCCCGTCAAGCTCTACTACGTGGGAGCCCCCATGTTCCGCTACGAGCGGCCCCAGGCCGGCCGCCAGCGCCAGTTCTACCAGTTCGGGGTGGAGGTGCTGGGCGCGGGCGCGCCCACCGTCGACGCGGAGGTGGTGGCGCTGGGCGTCCGCTTCCTGGAGGCGCTGGGGGTGGAAGGCGTCCGGGTCGAGCTGAACAGCATCGGCGACCCGGTCTGCCGCCCCCGCTACCGGGAGGCGCTGCTCGCCTACTACCGGCCGCTCCGCGACCGGCTCTGCCAGGACTGCCAGCGGCGGCTCGAGCGGAACCCGCTCCGGCTCCTGGACTGCAAGGTGGACCGCGAGCTGGCGGCGGCCGCCCCCTCGCCCCGCGACTGGCTCTGCGCGGACTGCGCCCGCCACTACGAGGAAGTGAAGCGGCTCCTGGGCGAGCTGGGCGTGGAGGTGGTGGAGAACCCGCACCTGGTGCGGGGGCTCGACTACTACACGCGGACCGTCTTCGAGCTGGTGAGCGACCGCCTGGGCGCCCAGAGCGCGGTCCTCTCGGGCGGTCGCTACGACGGGCTGGTGGAGGGGCTGGGCGGGCCGGCGACGCCCGGCATCGGCTTCGCGGGCGGGATGGAGAGGCTGCTGGCGCTCCTGCCCCGGGAGGGGCCGCGGGCGCCGGCGGAGCCGGGGGCCGACGTCTTCGTCGCCCTGGTGGAGCCGGAGCGGGCGGCCGAGGGGCTGGCCGCCGCCGAGCGCCTCCGGGCCGCCGGGCTCCGGGTCGAGGTGGAGCTGGAGGGCCGGAGCCTCAAGGCGCAGATGCGCTACGCCTCGCGCCGACGCTTCCGCCTGGCGCTCCTGGTGGGGGGGAGCGAGGCGGCGCGCGGCGAGGTGACGCTCCGGGACCTGGGGGACGGGCGCCAGCAGGCCGTCCCCTGGTCGCGGCTGGAGGAGCGGCTGGCCAGGCTGGCCACCCGGAGGGCCGAGCGGGGTGCCGGCGATCCGGCCGGCTTCCTGGCGGCGCTCCTGGAGGACGAAGAGGGAGGGCGAGGGGGGGACGAGCGAGACGATTCGTAG
- the aspS gene encoding aspartate--tRNA ligase produces the protein MRRTHGCGTLRPAMEGEEVGLAGWVQQTRDLGGLIFVELRDWTGLVQVVFNPAADPRLHQAARELRAEFVVAVRGRVRRRAPENVNPRLATGEVEVVPEAMELLNRSKTPPFTLAEADEVDESLRLRYRYLDLRRPAMQANLRLRHRLVKAVRDFLDAEGFVEVETPDLTRSTPEGARDFLVPSRTNPGTFYALPQSPQLFKQLLMVGGVGRYYQIARCFRDEDLRADRQPEFTQIDLEMSFVEAEDVQDVAERMIASAIEATVGERVALPLPRLTWSEAMARYGTDKPDLRFGMAVADVGDLVAGLEFAPFRRVLERDGAVRALAVPGAAGASRRQIDAWTELARQAGASGLVWLGAGEELRGPLRQALGREQVARLLERTGGAPGDLLLMVAAEEPQAASVVLGKLRLQVASDLGLVPGSRLAPAWVTDFPLLEWNEEEGRWDAAHHPFTMPHPDDLDRLESDPGGVRALSYDMVLNGYELGSGSIRIHRRDIQQRVFRMIGIDEERARRRFGFLLEAFEYGAPPHGGIALGVDRIAMILAGAASLRDVIAFPKTARGADLMMGAPSEVDAAQLEELGIALARHGSIVARDGA, from the coding sequence ATTCGTAGAACGCACGGCTGCGGCACGCTCCGCCCGGCGATGGAGGGCGAGGAAGTCGGCCTGGCGGGCTGGGTGCAGCAGACCCGCGACCTCGGCGGCCTGATCTTCGTCGAGCTGCGGGACTGGACGGGCCTGGTCCAGGTGGTCTTCAACCCGGCCGCCGACCCGCGGCTCCACCAGGCGGCGCGGGAGCTCCGCGCCGAGTTCGTGGTCGCCGTCCGCGGGCGCGTCCGCCGGCGCGCGCCCGAGAACGTCAACCCGCGCCTGGCCACGGGCGAGGTGGAGGTGGTCCCGGAGGCGATGGAGCTCCTCAACCGCTCCAAGACCCCGCCCTTCACCCTGGCCGAGGCGGACGAGGTGGACGAGTCGCTCCGGCTTCGCTACCGCTACCTCGACCTGCGCCGGCCCGCCATGCAGGCCAACCTCCGCCTGCGCCACCGGCTCGTCAAGGCGGTGCGGGACTTCCTCGACGCCGAGGGCTTCGTCGAGGTGGAGACGCCCGACCTGACGCGGAGCACCCCCGAGGGCGCGCGGGACTTCCTGGTGCCGAGCCGGACCAACCCGGGCACCTTCTACGCCCTGCCCCAGAGCCCGCAGCTCTTCAAGCAGCTGCTGATGGTGGGCGGTGTCGGCCGCTACTACCAGATCGCCCGCTGCTTCCGCGACGAGGACCTGCGCGCCGACCGCCAGCCCGAGTTCACCCAGATCGACCTGGAGATGTCCTTCGTGGAGGCGGAGGACGTCCAGGACGTGGCCGAGCGGATGATCGCCTCGGCCATCGAGGCGACGGTGGGCGAGAGGGTGGCGCTGCCGCTCCCCCGCCTCACCTGGAGCGAGGCCATGGCCCGCTACGGGACGGACAAGCCCGACCTCCGCTTCGGCATGGCGGTGGCGGACGTGGGCGACCTCGTGGCCGGGCTGGAGTTCGCCCCCTTCCGGCGCGTCCTGGAGCGGGACGGCGCGGTCCGCGCGCTGGCGGTGCCCGGCGCGGCCGGCGCCTCGCGGCGGCAGATCGACGCCTGGACGGAGCTGGCGCGGCAGGCCGGCGCCTCCGGCCTGGTGTGGCTGGGCGCGGGCGAGGAGCTGCGCGGCCCGCTCCGCCAGGCGCTGGGGCGCGAGCAGGTGGCGCGGCTGCTGGAGCGGACGGGCGGGGCGCCCGGCGACCTCCTCCTGATGGTGGCGGCGGAGGAGCCCCAGGCGGCCAGCGTCGTCCTCGGCAAGCTGCGCCTCCAGGTGGCGTCCGATCTGGGCCTGGTCCCCGGGAGCCGGCTCGCTCCCGCCTGGGTCACCGACTTCCCCCTCCTGGAGTGGAACGAGGAAGAGGGGCGCTGGGACGCGGCCCACCACCCCTTCACCATGCCCCACCCCGACGACCTGGACCGGCTGGAGAGCGATCCCGGCGGCGTCCGGGCGCTCTCCTACGACATGGTGCTCAACGGCTACGAGCTGGGATCGGGCAGCATCCGCATCCATCGCCGGGACATCCAGCAGCGCGTCTTCCGCATGATCGGCATCGACGAGGAGCGGGCCCGGCGGCGCTTCGGCTTCCTCCTGGAGGCCTTCGAGTACGGGGCGCCGCCGCACGGGGGGATCGCGCTGGGCGTCGACCGGATCGCCATGATCCTGGCCGGCGCCGCCTCGCTCCGCGACGTGATCGCCTTCCCCAAGACGGCCCGGGGGGCCGACCTGATGATGGGCGCGCCCTCGGAGGTGGACGCCGCCCAGCTGGAAGAGCTGGGAATCGCGCTGGCACGCCACGGCTCGATTGTCGCCCGGGACGGCGCGTGA
- the ltaE gene encoding low-specificity L-threonine aldolase: protein MADGVVDLRSDTVTRPTPAMRQAMASAEVGDDVYGEDPTVRALEEMGAALVGQEAALFVPSGTMGNQVAVLTHTQRGDEVFCEAEAHIYYYEVGDIAALSGAQAHPIPGVRGRFTAEQLRQAVRQPDIHFPRPRLVCLENTHNRAGGTVWRPEEVDAVVATAHELGLAVHLDGARLFNAAVALGVPAERLARGADSVMFCLSKGLGAPVGSLLCGPAEWIGRARKERKRLGGGMRQAGILAAAGIYALRHHVERLAEDHANARWLAEQLADVPGLRVDPAAVETNMVLVGVPGPAVAFSQALREQGVLANPSRPDALRLVTHLDVDRAGCRRAVEAFRTVARQLAA, encoded by the coding sequence GTGGCGGACGGCGTGGTCGACCTGCGCAGCGACACGGTCACCCGGCCCACGCCGGCGATGCGGCAGGCGATGGCCTCTGCCGAGGTGGGCGACGACGTCTACGGCGAGGATCCCACCGTGCGGGCGCTGGAGGAGATGGGCGCCGCGCTGGTGGGCCAGGAGGCGGCGCTCTTCGTGCCCAGCGGCACCATGGGCAACCAGGTGGCGGTCCTGACCCACACGCAGCGCGGCGACGAGGTCTTCTGCGAGGCCGAGGCGCACATCTACTACTACGAGGTGGGCGACATCGCCGCCCTCTCGGGTGCGCAGGCGCACCCCATCCCGGGCGTCCGCGGCCGCTTCACCGCCGAGCAGCTGCGTCAGGCGGTCCGCCAGCCCGACATCCACTTCCCGCGCCCGCGGCTGGTCTGCCTGGAGAACACCCACAACCGCGCCGGCGGCACCGTCTGGCGCCCGGAGGAAGTCGACGCCGTGGTGGCGACCGCCCATGAGCTGGGCCTGGCGGTCCACCTGGACGGCGCCCGCCTCTTCAACGCGGCGGTCGCCCTGGGCGTGCCGGCCGAGCGGCTGGCCCGCGGCGCGGACAGCGTCATGTTCTGCCTCTCCAAGGGACTGGGCGCGCCGGTCGGCTCGCTCCTCTGCGGCCCCGCCGAGTGGATCGGGCGGGCGCGCAAGGAGAGGAAGCGCCTGGGCGGCGGCATGCGCCAGGCGGGCATCCTGGCGGCTGCCGGCATCTACGCCCTCCGGCACCACGTCGAGCGGCTGGCCGAGGACCACGCCAACGCGCGCTGGCTGGCCGAGCAGCTGGCGGACGTGCCGGGGCTCCGCGTCGATCCGGCCGCGGTGGAGACCAATATGGTGTTGGTGGGCGTGCCCGGCCCGGCCGTCGCCTTCTCCCAGGCGCTGCGCGAGCAGGGGGTGCTGGCCAACCCCTCCCGCCCGGACGCGCTCCGCCTGGTCACCCACCTGGACGTGGACCGCGCCGGCTGCCGGCGGGCGGTGGAGGCGTTCCGGACGGTGGCCCGCCAGCTGGCTGCCTGA
- the gabT gene encoding 4-aminobutyrate--2-oxoglutarate transaminase, whose translation MRAGIERKTEIPGPRSREILARHARVVPRAMSVLHPVVIESAQGALVRDVDGNVFLDLTGGVGVLNVGHARPEVVEAVHRQAGRFLHTDYTVVPYELYVTAAERLGGMVPVEGPVKVAFFNSGAEAVENAVKIAKRATGRHELIAFEGAFHGRTLGALALTSKPRPYRHGMGPFPAGVHRLPYAYCYRCPLGLEYPDCGVACAEALERGFHTRYSEDEVAAVVIEPVQGEGGFVVPPAEFLQRVEEIAREHGVLLIVDEVQTGFGRTGALFASERLGIRPDLITMAKSIAGGLPLSGVAGRAELMDAPEDGELGGTYVGNPLALAAALEILRLMEEERLPQRAEAIGARLAEGLRLLQERHRLIGDVRRLGAMVGVELVRDRSTKEPADRETRAVVAAMRQRGVLALTAGIYGNVLRFLNPLVIEDEQLEAALEVLDEALGEVEAGS comes from the coding sequence ATGAGGGCGGGGATCGAGCGGAAGACGGAGATACCGGGGCCGCGGTCGCGCGAGATTCTGGCACGCCACGCCCGGGTCGTGCCGCGGGCGATGTCGGTGCTCCACCCGGTGGTGATCGAGAGCGCGCAGGGGGCGCTGGTCCGGGACGTGGACGGGAACGTCTTCCTCGACCTGACCGGCGGCGTGGGCGTCCTCAACGTGGGGCACGCCCGGCCCGAGGTGGTCGAGGCGGTCCACCGGCAGGCGGGGCGCTTCCTGCACACCGACTACACCGTGGTCCCCTACGAGCTCTACGTGACCGCGGCAGAGCGGCTCGGCGGCATGGTCCCGGTCGAGGGGCCGGTGAAGGTGGCCTTCTTCAACAGCGGCGCCGAGGCGGTGGAGAACGCGGTCAAGATCGCCAAGCGGGCGACCGGCCGGCACGAGCTGATCGCCTTCGAGGGCGCCTTCCACGGCCGGACGCTGGGCGCCCTGGCGCTCACCTCGAAGCCGCGCCCCTACCGGCACGGCATGGGGCCCTTCCCGGCCGGTGTCCATCGGCTTCCGTACGCCTACTGCTACCGCTGCCCGCTGGGGCTGGAGTACCCGGACTGCGGCGTCGCCTGCGCCGAGGCGCTGGAGCGCGGCTTCCACACACGCTACTCCGAGGACGAGGTGGCCGCCGTCGTCATCGAGCCCGTCCAGGGCGAGGGCGGCTTCGTCGTCCCGCCGGCGGAGTTCCTCCAGAGGGTGGAGGAGATCGCGCGGGAGCACGGCGTCCTCCTCATCGTCGACGAGGTGCAGACCGGCTTCGGCCGGACCGGGGCGCTCTTCGCCTCGGAGCGGCTGGGCATCCGGCCCGACCTGATCACCATGGCCAAGTCGATCGCCGGCGGGCTCCCGCTCTCCGGCGTCGCCGGCCGGGCCGAGCTGATGGACGCTCCCGAGGACGGCGAGCTCGGGGGCACCTACGTGGGCAACCCGCTGGCGCTGGCGGCGGCGCTGGAGATCCTGCGCCTGATGGAGGAGGAGCGGCTCCCGCAGCGCGCCGAGGCGATCGGGGCGCGGCTGGCCGAGGGGCTCCGCCTCCTCCAGGAGCGGCATCGTCTGATCGGCGACGTCCGCCGCCTGGGTGCCATGGTGGGCGTCGAGCTGGTTCGCGACCGGTCGACCAAGGAACCGGCCGACCGGGAGACCCGGGCGGTGGTGGCCGCCATGCGGCAGCGCGGGGTACTGGCGCTGACGGCGGGGATTTACGGGAACGTGCTCCGCTTCCTCAACCCGCTGGTGATCGAGGACGAGCAGCTGGAGGCGGCGCTGGAGGTCCTGGACGAGGCGCTGGGCGAGGTGGAGGCGGGCTCCTGA
- a CDS encoding replication-associated recombination protein A, translated as MGEAFRSANAPLADRMRPQSLEEFVGQEAVIGPGRLLRRAIEAGRVPSLLLWGPPGSGKTTLARLIARSTRAAFVQLSAVSAGVADLRQVVAEARERQRMEQRKTILFIDEIHRFNKAQQDAILPYVEDGTLTLIGATTENPYFEVIAPLLSRLRLFRLQPLGEGELRTLLRRALADPERGLGRTRAEVDEAALDHLVRMAAGDARTALNALELAVLSTEPGPDGVRHVTLEAAEESIQAKALRYDRLGDEHYDTASAFIKSMRGSDPDAALYWMARMIEAGEDPRFIARRLVIHAAEDVGLADPMALVVAASAFQAAELVGWPEGRIPLAEAVLYVATAPKSNSVVRAIDAAQRSVREAPAGGVPLHLRSSGYRGAARLGHGEGYRYPHDDPRGFVEQQYLPDGVQGGFYEPGKRGYEREVARRLAGWWPKRWPGEPGAAGGGEAGGGQGTGSGSGSAG; from the coding sequence ATGGGCGAGGCCTTCCGGTCGGCCAACGCGCCGCTGGCCGACCGGATGCGGCCGCAGAGCCTGGAGGAGTTCGTCGGCCAGGAGGCGGTGATCGGACCGGGCCGGCTCCTCCGCCGGGCGATCGAGGCGGGGCGTGTGCCCAGCCTGCTGCTCTGGGGGCCGCCGGGAAGCGGGAAGACGACGCTGGCCCGGCTGATCGCCCGTTCCACCCGGGCCGCCTTCGTCCAGCTGAGCGCGGTCAGCGCCGGGGTCGCCGACCTCCGCCAGGTGGTGGCCGAGGCGCGCGAGCGCCAGCGGATGGAGCAGAGGAAGACCATCCTCTTCATCGACGAGATCCACCGCTTCAACAAGGCGCAGCAGGACGCCATCCTCCCCTACGTGGAGGACGGGACGCTCACGCTGATCGGGGCGACCACGGAGAACCCCTACTTCGAGGTGATCGCGCCGCTCCTCTCCCGCCTCCGCCTCTTCCGCCTCCAGCCGCTGGGCGAGGGGGAGCTGCGCACCCTCCTCCGGCGCGCCCTGGCCGACCCGGAGCGGGGATTGGGCCGGACCCGGGCCGAGGTGGACGAGGCGGCGCTCGACCACCTGGTCCGCATGGCCGCAGGCGACGCGCGGACGGCGCTCAACGCGCTCGAGCTGGCCGTGCTCAGCACCGAGCCCGGTCCGGACGGTGTCCGCCACGTGACCCTGGAGGCGGCGGAGGAGTCGATCCAGGCCAAGGCGCTCCGCTACGACCGCCTGGGCGACGAGCACTACGACACGGCCAGCGCCTTCATCAAGAGCATGCGCGGCTCCGACCCCGACGCCGCCCTCTACTGGATGGCGCGCATGATCGAGGCGGGCGAGGACCCGCGCTTCATCGCGCGGCGGCTGGTCATCCACGCCGCGGAGGACGTGGGGCTGGCCGACCCCATGGCCCTGGTGGTCGCCGCCTCCGCCTTCCAGGCGGCCGAGCTGGTGGGCTGGCCGGAGGGGCGGATCCCTCTGGCCGAGGCGGTGCTCTACGTGGCCACGGCACCCAAGTCGAACAGCGTGGTCCGCGCCATCGACGCGGCCCAGCGCTCGGTCCGCGAGGCGCCCGCGGGCGGGGTGCCGCTCCACCTCCGCTCCTCCGGCTACCGTGGCGCCGCCCGGCTCGGCCACGGCGAGGGCTACCGCTACCCGCACGACGACCCGCGCGGCTTCGTGGAGCAGCAGTACCTGCCCGACGGGGTGCAGGGCGGATTCTACGAGCCCGGGAAGCGCGGGTACGAACGCGAGGTGGCCAGACGGCTGGCGGGCTGGTGGCCGAAGCGGTGGCCGGGGGAGCCCGGGGCCGCGGGTGGGGGTGAGGCCGGAGGCGGCCAGGGGACCGGGTCAGGGTCCGGGTCGGCGGGCTGA
- a CDS encoding Rrf2 family transcriptional regulator: MNISTRGRYGLMAMTELALRYGQGPVPLKTIAESQGLSESYLEQLFAALRKASLVRSVRGAQGGYELSRPPETISVGDVLRVLEGPLAPVECAILERDDFAHCGNPDRCMTRSVWVRLRQSIEKVVDSINLASLCEEARDQSAQGLMYYI, encoded by the coding sequence GTGAACATCTCGACACGCGGACGGTACGGCCTGATGGCCATGACCGAGCTGGCCTTGCGCTACGGCCAGGGCCCCGTACCCCTGAAGACGATCGCGGAAAGCCAGGGCCTGAGCGAGAGTTACCTGGAGCAGCTCTTCGCGGCGCTGAGGAAGGCGTCGCTGGTGCGCAGCGTGCGCGGCGCCCAGGGCGGGTACGAGCTGAGCCGGCCGCCGGAGACCATCAGCGTCGGCGACGTGCTCCGCGTCCTGGAGGGTCCCCTGGCGCCCGTGGAGTGCGCCATCCTGGAACGGGACGACTTCGCCCACTGCGGCAATCCGGACCGGTGCATGACCCGGAGCGTCTGGGTGCGGCTGCGGCAGAGCATCGAGAAGGTGGTCGACTCCATCAACCTGGCCAGCCTGTGCGAGGAAGCCCGCGACCAGAGCGCCCAGGGGCTCATGTACTACATCTGA
- a CDS encoding cysteine desulfurase family protein, protein MIYLDWAATTPIREEVLEAMVAFEREAWANPSSTHAAGRQARSRLEAARRAVRRWLGAETGRIVFTSGGTEADNLAVFGLAAAAEARGRPRRAVTSAIEHRAVLDAFRELERRGWEVTYLPGDGRGLVPPESLEAALEAEPGPAFLSLMWANNETGALQPVVEAARLAHRRGIPVHSDAVQAAPLLELGLDALGPDGPDLVAVSAHKLGGPKGVGALWIRDGLELSPLLFGGGQEAELRPGTENAAGIVGFGRAAELAAREAGAEWERLRRVAGRFLGEVRRRLPDAVLNGPEEVGRRAGARLPSIVNLGFPGVRAESLLIRLDLAGVEASAGAACSAGSLEPSHVIAAMGRPELAGASLRFSFGRLSDEEEAAEAAAIVAREAGALRR, encoded by the coding sequence GTGATCTACCTGGACTGGGCGGCCACCACGCCGATCCGGGAGGAGGTCCTGGAGGCGATGGTGGCCTTCGAGCGGGAGGCGTGGGCCAACCCGTCGAGCACCCACGCGGCCGGCCGCCAGGCCCGGAGCCGCCTGGAGGCGGCGCGGCGGGCGGTGCGCCGCTGGCTGGGGGCGGAGACGGGACGGATCGTCTTCACCTCGGGCGGCACCGAGGCCGACAACCTGGCGGTCTTCGGGCTGGCCGCGGCCGCCGAGGCGAGGGGGAGGCCGCGGCGGGCGGTGACCAGTGCCATCGAGCACCGCGCGGTCCTGGACGCCTTCCGCGAGCTGGAGCGGCGCGGCTGGGAGGTGACCTACCTGCCCGGCGACGGCCGAGGCCTGGTCCCGCCGGAGTCGCTGGAGGCGGCGCTGGAGGCGGAGCCCGGGCCCGCCTTCCTCAGCCTGATGTGGGCGAACAACGAGACGGGCGCCCTCCAGCCCGTGGTCGAGGCCGCCCGGCTGGCGCACCGGCGGGGCATCCCCGTCCACAGCGACGCGGTCCAGGCGGCACCGCTCCTGGAGCTGGGGCTGGACGCGCTGGGGCCGGACGGCCCGGACCTGGTGGCCGTCTCCGCGCACAAGCTGGGCGGGCCCAAGGGCGTCGGCGCGCTCTGGATCCGGGACGGGCTGGAGCTTTCCCCGCTCCTCTTCGGCGGCGGCCAGGAAGCGGAGCTCCGCCCGGGGACGGAGAACGCGGCCGGCATCGTCGGCTTCGGGCGGGCGGCGGAGCTGGCGGCGCGCGAGGCGGGGGCGGAGTGGGAGCGGCTGCGGCGGGTCGCCGGCCGCTTCCTGGGGGAGGTCCGGCGGCGGCTCCCGGACGCGGTGCTCAACGGGCCCGAGGAAGTCGGGCGGCGGGCGGGGGCGAGGCTTCCCTCCATCGTCAACCTGGGCTTCCCGGGGGTGCGCGCGGAGAGCCTCCTGATCCGCCTCGACCTGGCCGGGGTGGAGGCCTCGGCGGGGGCGGCCTGCTCGGCGGGGAGCCTGGAGCCGTCGCACGTGATCGCCGCCATGGGGAGGCCGGAGCTGGCCGGCGCCTCGCTCCGCTTCTCCTTCGGGCGGCTGAGCGACGAGGAGGAGGCGGCGGAGGCGGCCGCCATCGTGGCGCGCGAGGCGGGGGCGCTGAGGAGGTGA
- the mnmA gene encoding tRNA 2-thiouridine(34) synthase MnmA — MRVVAAMSGGVDSSVAAALLVEQGYEVIGVTLQIWQARDPGAQARLGGCCSLGAVSDARRVAELLGIPYYVLNLQEAFRRSVIDDFVREYARGRTPNPCIVCNREIKFAALLERARELGADYVASGHYARVAWEPERRRWTLRRGRDPRKDQSYVLYPLGQEQLAHVLFPLGEMEKAETRRLAAELGLPVASKPESQEICFVQDDDYAGFLEQEIPDRFRPGPIVDRAGRRLGTHRGLPRYTVGQRRGLGVAAGEPLYVLEVDAAANRLVVGTAREAERSRFEVAPVTWVSEAPPAGDAWQEATVQIRAHAPVRPVRYRLSREDPDRLELELLQPVRAVTPGQSAVLYRGDEVVAGGPILRVLE, encoded by the coding sequence ATGCGCGTGGTGGCCGCCATGAGCGGCGGCGTGGACAGCTCGGTGGCGGCGGCCTTGCTGGTGGAGCAGGGGTACGAGGTGATCGGCGTCACCCTGCAGATCTGGCAGGCGCGCGACCCGGGCGCGCAGGCGCGCCTGGGGGGGTGCTGCTCGCTGGGGGCGGTCTCGGACGCTCGCCGGGTGGCCGAGCTCCTGGGCATCCCCTACTACGTCCTCAACCTCCAGGAAGCCTTCCGGCGCTCGGTCATCGACGACTTCGTGCGCGAGTACGCGCGCGGCCGGACGCCCAACCCCTGCATCGTCTGCAACCGCGAGATCAAGTTCGCGGCGCTGCTGGAGCGGGCGCGGGAGCTGGGCGCCGACTACGTGGCCAGCGGCCACTACGCGCGCGTGGCCTGGGAGCCGGAGCGCCGCCGCTGGACGCTCCGCCGCGGGCGCGACCCGCGCAAGGACCAGAGTTACGTCCTCTACCCCCTGGGGCAGGAGCAGCTGGCGCACGTCCTCTTCCCCCTGGGCGAGATGGAGAAGGCGGAGACCCGCCGGCTGGCGGCCGAGCTGGGCCTGCCGGTGGCGAGCAAGCCGGAGAGCCAGGAGATCTGCTTCGTCCAGGACGACGACTACGCCGGCTTCCTGGAGCAGGAGATTCCCGACCGCTTCCGGCCCGGGCCCATCGTCGACCGTGCGGGGCGGCGGCTGGGGACGCACCGGGGCCTGCCGCGCTACACCGTGGGCCAGCGGCGCGGCCTCGGCGTCGCCGCCGGCGAGCCGCTCTACGTCCTGGAGGTGGACGCCGCGGCCAACCGGCTGGTGGTGGGGACGGCCCGGGAGGCGGAGCGAAGCCGCTTCGAGGTGGCGCCCGTCACCTGGGTCTCCGAGGCGCCACCCGCGGGCGACGCCTGGCAGGAGGCGACGGTCCAGATCCGCGCGCACGCCCCCGTCCGGCCCGTCCGCTACCGGCTCTCCCGGGAGGACCCGGACCGCCTGGAGCTGGAGCTGTTGCAGCCGGTCCGGGCGGTGACGCCCGGCCAGTCCGCCGTCCTCTACCGGGGCGACGAGGTGGTCGCCGGCGGGCCTATCCTGCGCGTCCTGGAGTAG